A window of the Gossypium arboreum isolate Shixiya-1 chromosome 2, ASM2569848v2, whole genome shotgun sequence genome harbors these coding sequences:
- the LOC108467013 gene encoding probable mitochondrial adenine nucleotide transporter BTL3 yields the protein MYSADRCLFVDSIRVSRQDGLFLSDKTGPSSFVSSISLKTQKCFVDKNENVCLVSCSLGGQTLGPVKSRRSGGKGGWVLSVSLSREEGYVGDSGEDWGQNGDNNLETVEEVKEKKGSGALNTTKHLWAGAVAAMVSRTFIAPLERLKLEYIVRGEKKSLIELIKWIAASEGLKGFWKGNFLNILRTAPFKAINFYAYDIYRSQLLKLYGNKEATNLEMFLAGAAAGITATLLCLPMDTVWGTF from the exons ATGTACAGTGCGGATCGTTGCTTGTTCGTTGATTCGATCAGGGTCTCACGACAAGATGGCTTGTTTCTTAGTGACAAAACAGGTCCTTCCTCGTTTGTTTCATCCATTTCACTAAAGACCCAGAAATGTTTTGTCGATAAAAACGAAAATGTGTGTTTGGTTTCGTGTTCTTTGGGTGGTCAAACCCTGGGTCCTGTGAAGTCGAGGAGAAGTGGTGGCAAAGGGGGATGGGTTTTATCGGTGAGTTTGTCGAGGGAGGAAGGGTATGTTGGGGACTCAGGAGAAGATTGGGGGCAAAACGGGGATAACAATTTGGAAACGGTGGAAGAGGTGAAAGAGAAGAAGGGATCAGGTGCTTTGAATACCACCAAACATCTCTGGGCTGGTGCTGTTGCTGCTATGGTTTCAAG GACATTCATTGCTCCATTGGAGAGATTGAAGTTGGAATACATAGTTCGTGGTGAAAAGAAAAGCCTTATAGAATTAATTAAATGGATTGCAGCTTCGGAAGGGTTGAAAGGTTTTTGGAAAGGGAATTTTCTCAATATTCTTCGTACGGCTCCTTTTAAGGCTATCAATTTCTATGCTTACGATATTTATAGAAGTCAACTGTTGAAATTATACGGGAATAAGGAAGCCACGAATTTGGAGATGTTTCTTGCTGGTGCTGCAGCTGGGATTACTGCAACTTTGCTCTGCTTACCAATGGACACT GTGTGGGGAACTTTCTAG